In the Vibrio hippocampi genome, GAAATATCCCACTGTTGAAGACCTGATTCAAACCACTCTTGCATCTTGTTGGCGGTTTCAGTTTGCAGTGAACCTGAACGTGTCCACGCTTGCAGCATGCTTTCAAACTGAGGTAGGTCAAAGAAGAAATGCTCAGAATCTTTCATTTCTGGGGTTGCACCAGAGACTGCCGATTTAGGGTTGATCAATTCCGTTGGACTGTATGTCGCACCACAGTTGTCGCAGTTGTCACCGTATTGGTCTTCCGACTTACACTTAGGGCAAGTACCTTTTACAAAGCGGTCTGGCAAGAACATCTCTTTTTCAGGGTCAAACAACTGAGAGATGGTGCGGCTCGAAATGAAACCATTTTTCTTAAGCTGCAGATAGATGTGAGACGCTAGCTCGCGGTTCTCTTCAGAGTGCGTGCTGTGGTAGTTGTCAAAACTAATATTGAAGCCAGCGAAATCAGACTGGTGCTCTTCACTAACGGCTGCGATCATCTCTTCAGGCGTGATCCCCATCTGCTGAGCTTTCAGCATGATTGGTGTGCCGTGCGCATCATCAGCACAAATGAAGTTGACGACATTGCCGCGCAGACGTTGATAACGTACCCAGATGTCTGCTTGAATGTGCTCAAGCATGTGACCGAGGTGAATTGACCCGTTAGCGTACGGAAGTGCGCAGGTTACCAATAGTTTTCTTGGATCGGTTGCCATACTATAGTTTCGCTTTGTTTGTTATGAATAAAATATTGGCTAATACTACATGATGGACGGCAGGACTCCAAGATTTGGGACCATAATCCCGTTAGATTTTTAGGCTTACTGACTTTTGTTTTTAGGCTTATCGTCTTTTGCAATGACGCTTTGGTGGCGGGATGTTTGCTCATTATTAGCAAGGAAACGGCTATTTGTTAGTAAGGAAGCTGCTATGGTTAATAAAAACAGATAATAATAAGGAAGTAGTAATGCACTCTTTTGAATCCAAACAAGCATTTTGTCAGTGGTTAGGGCAGTTTGTGAGTGACTATTTTATTGTGGGGTGGAGTGAGGTTCCGGGTGTCGTAATCGTGCAGCCGTCAGGTGAGTTTTTAATTCGCATCCCTTTTGCGAATCAGACGAGCGTGGCAGAGCTCAATCAATGGATTAAACAACAGCAACAAACACAGCAGGTTGCTGCCTTTGATTATCGTATAGAAACTCAAGTAGCCTCACTGGAAACCACTGTTGCCTCAGCGGTGGCTGGGGTAAAAAATATTATTGCCGTGACTTCAGCGAAAGGTGGCGTAGGTAAATCAACCACGGCGATCAATCTTGCATTGGCGATTGACAAGCTTGGGGCAAAGGTGGGGATTTTAGATGCGGATATTTATGGTCCGTCTATTCCCATGATGATGGGAAAGATGGATGCCCAACCTGAGGTTCGAGATGCGAAATGGATGCAGCCTATTGTCAGCCATAATATTGCGACTCAATCTATCGGATACTTGATCAGCGCTGATGATGCAGCAATTTGGCGC is a window encoding:
- the apbC gene encoding iron-sulfur cluster carrier protein ApbC is translated as MHSFESKQAFCQWLGQFVSDYFIVGWSEVPGVVIVQPSGEFLIRIPFANQTSVAELNQWIKQQQQTQQVAAFDYRIETQVASLETTVASAVAGVKNIIAVTSAKGGVGKSTTAINLALAIDKLGAKVGILDADIYGPSIPMMMGKMDAQPEVRDAKWMQPIVSHNIATQSIGYLISADDAAIWRGPMASKALAQLLNETEWHELDYLIIDMPPGTGDIQLTLSQQIPVTGALIVTTPQDLALADAVKGAAMFEKVSVPVVGIVENMSYHICSQCGSKEAIFGSGGAQWMSEKFGLNLLAQIPLHIDIRESIDNGVPTVVADPAGEHSQIYLNLAQKVCADMYWTGKAKPESIQFTMVN